The nucleotide sequence gtcatcttcctcggcgGCTTCTTCGTCGTAATCGCCTCCTTCTACAGTATAACCATAAAAATCAGTACTGCAGTCACTCTGCATGAACCACTGGAAGAGGTTAGATGGCAaaggaagataagaagatgTGAAAGCGGAAacccgactcaccctcatcatcatcaggtGATTCAGGAGCATCAACCTCgtcgtcttcatcgtcctcctcgtcagCAGCAGCAAGATCGAGGTCGGCGTTCTTCCATGCTTCCTCCTACGatattatcatcatcatcatcaccaggTCTTGTCAGCTCCAGATCCTCTTTTCCAAGAGCGACGGGTAACTCACAGATGCGTAGTTGACTTTTGCCCTTCTTCTAGGAGGTAAATCCAAGGgtacatcatcttcgtcatcttcctcctcctcctcctcttcgggGGCAGGTTCCTCAGTGGAtttgcctttacctttaTCGGCGACAGCGGGGGTTTCTTCGGTCTTGGCTCtgcagaaggaaggaaggggtcATCAGCATAACAATCCATGTTCACGTATCATATCTACttgagggaagaggaagagggagaggagaagaaacacCCACTTCTTATCAgcctcttcaccttctggAACATCTTccgccttcctcttctcgcctACCTCGGCGGCGGCACTTTCCTTGGCAGCTTCGGTGGGTGTTTCCTTGGTAGATTCAACGGCTTTGGCTTCGTCAGCGCCGGGGGCAGTAGCGAGGGCTTTGACTTCTTGTTCGGACATGGTGGACTTATGTAGATATGTAAAGTGAGTAGGGAgtaaagaaggaagatgagaagagtggAATGTTGAATGACTGAACGTATAGTACTCGTAGTATTTATATGACGGATCGAGGGTAATTAATGAATGAGTGGGCTGGTTACTCCACCGTAAATACGGGACGCGTCCGGGGTGATTAGTTCGCGTCATAACAATCATGATCTTATTTATGCACCCGGTTTATGGAccaggttgagagggatgttCGACCTTACGTAACCCCCTTTCACTGGTGGAGGTCGGATTGAGATTTCAGCGATTGAGGATTTTTGTTGATCCATCCGTTCTGCATTTTGGATTTTGGGACAGCTGATGCTATATTAGATACTGTCAAATCACACTTTGCTAAGCTGCTCTTGCCAGACAAGCAGGATACTCTAGACACACAGAAAGGTGGTTCTCACTCACCAGTAGCGATCACAATCTCTCCAAGTCATCCTTATACAAGATGACATCCCAAGCTGGACCCTCAAGGGATATCCTCCGATTCACCACTCACCGACACCTCAGACAgcgtcttcttctctctaTATTATCTGGTAAATCCATACGGGTCGATGGAATACGGTCGGACGACGTACATGTCGGTTTGAGGGATTATGAGATCAATCTATTGAGGTTGGCCGAGAAGGTCACAAATGGAAGTACTATTGAGATCTCCGTCACTGGTCAGTCGTcatttcctcctctcataTTAGTGTGGTGGAACGAGAGGTTGGATTATTTGCTAATGCCTACCGACATATAGGTACCTCATTTCTCTTTCACCCTGGTTTGTTACCCGGTGGTAACTACACACACACCTGTCATATTGGCAGATCCATAGGATATTATCTGGAACTGTTAATACCCCTCGCTCCATTCTGTAAGAAACCTTTTGAGATCAACCTGTATGGTGTTACAGGTGAAGAAGGGCGGGACATGACTGTGAGTCGTTATTTATCTGCCATCTCGTATCTGCGCTTGCTGATGTATTTGAAATGCAATAGGTCGACATGATCAGGACGGTAACTCTCCCTCATCTACACTTATTCGGCGTAACGGACGGACTAGAACTGCAAATCAAGAAAAGAGGTTCGGCGCCCTTAGGAGGAGGTCAAGCAGTGTTCAAATGTCCGGTAGTGAGGAGCTTGAAGACTGTCCAGTTTTTGGAGAAAGGCAAAATCAGGAAAATAAGGGGTGTAGCGTGAGTAGGATCTGTTTTGTTCTATTGATTCGCTCGACCTTCAGGATGTAAAACAAACCTCTTGAATATCCTGATTAGAGAGAACAGCTGCACGTCTTCTTGAAGTGCTAGGAGCTGACATCGTCTGAATCGGTTATCACAGCTACTCTACTCGAGTCTCCCCTCAATTCGCCAATCGAATGGTCGAATCCGCTCGATCGATACTGAACAGGTACATACCCGATATATACCTAATAACGGATGTGTACAAAGGCGATGATTCTGGAAAGTGAGTATGAAATCCCATTGATCCAACATAATGTCCTATGAACGACTGTTTCGTCACATAGCCGTTGTCTATGTGATATCAAAAGCTGTGTCTGCACTGCATGATAATTCCTCGGCTAACTCGTTGTTTGACCTAGATCCCCGGGATACGgcctcaccctcctctcacaatccaccacctcctctctCCACTCCTCTGAGACCCTCTCGATACCCAACCAAACTCAGACACCAGAGGATATAGCATTGAAAGCTGCGCGCCTACTCCTAGAAGAGATAAGTACGGGCGGATGTGTAGATTCAAAACATCAATGGCTAGTTGCTCTGTTAATGGCATTGGGGAAAGAGGATGTGTCGAAAGTGAGGATGGGTAAATTGACGGCTCACAGGTGAgtccctttcttcttcctctattGCGGTCTATTCATCGGGGATAGGCGGTTCACCTCATTTGAgatttcccttcttcatctaccaagACACATCGATCACATAACTAACCTGATGTTTTGGTATCTTATCTCTCGTAGCGTCCAATTCTTCCGCGATATGCTGTTATTCTTCGGAACGAAATACAAGCTCGTCGAGAATGCTCAAACGGGTGAAGTCGACGTTAGCTGTATAGGTATAGGGTATAGTAATGTCAACAAGTCGATGGCGTAGGCTGTTAGGATCCGGATGAGACCGAAGCATGCCTTTGGTATTTTTTTTTCTCTCACCGTTGTCTTTCAAGCCAAAGGGATTtaatcattcatccattGCAGTTGATGTGATATTGGAATGGATAGATGCACTGTTAGGTTCAGTTTTGAGACGACTGTATAAACTATATTGCTTTGGACGGTGTGTAAGGCATTGTCATTGGTGATTTACAGACTGGCCATACTTCATAACATGCATCAATGATCACTACTATAAATCCTACATAGTATTTCAAACAATATACACATGAGCAACCCATTAAACCTTTTTAATCATATACAATCTATCCGTGAT is from Kwoniella bestiolae CBS 10118 chromosome 6, complete sequence and encodes:
- a CDS encoding 18S rRNA biogenesis protein RCL1, with product MTSQAGPSRDILRFTTHRHLRQRLLLSILSGKSIRVDGIRSDDVHVGLRDYEINLLRLAEKVTNGSTIEISVTGTSFLFHPGLLPGGNYTHTCHIGRSIGYYLELLIPLAPFCKKPFEINLYGVTGEEGRDMTVDMIRTVTLPHLHLFGVTDGLELQIKKRGSAPLGGGQAVFKCPVVRSLKTVQFLEKGKIRKIRGVAYSTRVSPQFANRMVESARSILNRYIPDIYLITDVYKGDDSGKSPGYGLTLLSQSTTSSLHSSETLSIPNQTQTPEDIALKAARLLLEEISTGGCVDSKHQWLVALLMALGKEDVSKVRMGKLTAHSVQFFRDMLLFFGTKYKLVENAQTGEVDVSCIGIGYSNVNKSMA